Sequence from the Magallana gigas chromosome 4, xbMagGiga1.1, whole genome shotgun sequence genome:
CTCACCTGTCTCCACTCATTGACACAAAATATGCGATAGGAGTCGTTCCCATACTTTCCTATTCCATGCAGCTCAATTGGATATTTCCAATCCTTTGTCAAAAATTCATCTACAATTAAAGAGAATTCCAAGCACTCATCAAAATCTGAGaaacaataaattgaatttatgtTGTTTCACTCGGGTGGGtgaaataatttgaatataaatgcTCAAGCTATTCTATTCACAGAGCATTTATACAAATACcgaattattttttagaaaacaacTAACTTTTATGTTTTAATCAAACTGTTTACAGAAAAATCTAAATAGTCtatgaaatatttcttaaaaactgaAGTAATAATGTATTGTATGAAGATCTCCGGTGTAGTGTTGGTCCCAACCTGAAAAGCGGATAATGATTTTGGCCCTTTTTTCGTGAAGCCCCAGTGGGGCCAGGAGTCGTGCCATGGCCTGCCAGTCCCCCTTCCTGGCAGTGTCAGGGTTTGGCCAGCGGTTCAGGAACTTCCACAGGATGGGAATAGCAGCTTTTCCTAATTAGACAAAAAaggatacatgtaaattcatcagaaatatttcaagatgaatgtgtgtgtgtgtgagagagagagagagagagagagagtgttaGTTCTCCATGAACGAGATCTAAACAGAGAGAAATTAATACGTCAATCAATTTGtacttaatatataaaaaaaatttacataaattattacataacattttaacatgatttagaattacttgtagatttataaatgtttagGTCAACACTACCTGTGGTCCTGTTAAGGAATATGGTAGCCACCAGGAGTTTCCATGGGTCGTGGTACAAGCTTTCTTGGATCAGGTGGAATGGGGACTTGGGTGGGGTCCACTTGACATCCCGGTGTAACTCGGGGCGAGGCATGTATCTCCCACCCTGGAAGTACGGACTATGGACTACTTCAGCAGGGGCAGGAACATACTCCTCATCCTCCTCTACAGTAAAACAGGAGGACACATTGCACACAACTTTCTTAAGATGATATCGAAATTGTTTTCCAATATCCACATTTAGATCagtaaaaacagttttaatttcaaagcACAACTCTATCTTTTCTACAGGTACAGTGATGAAATATTTGAAGCTTTCCAGTATATAAATCATGATGTAAGCAAGTAATTCTACTACAGTtgttgccgagatcaaagagatgccgcggacattattctccaatataccacgaacgtcatcagtaaattatcagatcagaaatacctatttgtctcgcactgatcatgaaagtacaacttcaaaccgcaattttttttaaaatcatgtcaatttcacgtgttagttctagtcaaaacgatgtgtattgcttcaaatgtttatttttaagagatcaatgcagctgttcctaggacctccctaccacattttcactgcgtgtttttacataaaatatatcacgtgtagtagtaataatcgtattaaattgcccttaaaatattaggaacatgagtcaaagatattttataaataagtgaagagtattaaaaatccaaagaaaaattctgtcgtctgcatgtgattctttgatcgatacacatgtaaacattactaacaaaaccgttggggttacacggaacagccgtcaaaatgacctagatcgtctctctataggagaaacgatctgtagaaatactgggctgttagtagaatagaaataaagttcttgttatcgtgaatgttgcaggataacctcctcggtctcgaaatgttgtttgaaatataaaagcctcggctaacgcctcggcttttatattttaaaacaacatttctcgacctcggaggttatcctgcaacattcacgaaaactcgtactttatttcttaaataatttgtgtCTTTGTCAACTTGTCATATTCACCTTTTTATATGCTGGTAAATGTTAGTCTTTCTGTATATATTTACACACAGTGTCTTTTcatgacatgtacatgttatgaTGTACATTGAAAGTAATTACATGGGAAATTTCTCCATGCATTTTTTGCATCTTGCATAAACACTCAGCAACgataaattgtttttcataaaCTTCATTCAAGAAAGTTTCAGtaaattcatgttttttttaggaaaatgttggtacatatatgtacatggaAGTGCATGTCAGAGTTATACTACAGATAAATTGATCAGGTCTTTAACTGCTATTGTCCCCCACTTTACCTATGTCTAGTGCATTATCGTCGGCCTCCACCTGAATCTCTCTCTGTTCAGTTGAAGCACTTGTTTCCACCTCTGGACTGGTAGATTGTGAAGACTTTGTGTCGGATTGAGCGGGATGACTGGATGGTTGGTGGGGGGTGGGTGATGGGGAGGGGGGGCATTCCTTTATCACATCCTTTGGGGGACATTTTAATAATTCAACACTCCTGTCTTTTTCAGAATCATCATCAACAGTATTTACATTCTCATGAGTTCTAAATGCAGAATTATTTGTACTTAACACTTTTTGTTCTGACAATTCTGCTGCCTCACTTTTGTAATCGGGAGAATCTAACCCACTCACTCGATCACTTCTATTTGAAGTCTGATTTACTGAAGAGATTTCACTTCCAGATCCCCGCGCTGATGTTCTTCGTTCAAATGAAATGCGCCGATTCTTTCCAGAGAGTAAAGCATAGTCAATATTACTGGAGCTTCTTCTCTTAAGTCTACTTTGACTTTTGGAATCATCCAAAACAGCTGCACTACTGTGACTTAAGTCCGATTCTTTAAACTGGTTCCCATTTTGTGCCCCATTTACAATGCTATCATCTTTGTCCATATTGAGATTTGCTTCCATGCCTATAACCATGTGACCTTCCCTGTCAAACAAATCGAACACATTAGCACCATGACTTTTCACACCATCCTTGTCCTCTTCAACCGCTTCACGGAACCTTGGGTTCTTTTTTGGAGTCATATATCGTTCCTCTCTTTTCTCACCCCCCACAATCTCCTTGCTCAACGTATCACTGTTCTTCTTATTCGCAACACTCACATCCTGTTGTCTGTCCTTATCAGATTTCACTTTTCTCTTCACTGACTTCAAGTTTTTGGATTTTCTCTTTCGAGATTTTGGGTGACTCTCCCCAGTGGTGAAAGCCATTTTAATGACAAGTCTTTGAGTGATGGTTTTGCCTTTTTTGGGCGAGTCATTTTTTTCCTTGGACTGAGACACAATACTTTTTCTGCTGGCCGTTTTTTCTGTGGACTGAGACAGCTGTCTCTTTTTACTGGTTGTTCCAACCTTGAGAGGACTTTTCGATTCTCTGATTTCCTTCGATACTTTACTTGGTCTGCCTCTCTTTCTCTTGATCTCACTCCCAACATCTTCTGTTATCTTCCTTTTGCTTGGCTGAGCCACCGATTGATTCTTCCCTCTCACAGTGAAGTCAAAGTCATCAGCGGTCAATTCAGTTATTCCTTCTTCCTCCAGATACCGCGCTAGGTCTGTCTTTGACCTCAGCTTCCTTCCACTTGGACTGAAAGAGGATTGCATCTCCGTCAAGTAagcataagaaaaatattactaattatttttacttttgatttgtaaatatattcagTTAAACTTCTATGTCCTGTTGATAACATttctatttatttcatatttcttcATGCCAATATTTAACTacgaacatatttaatttagaCTTACAAGATTTCTTGATGctctaaaaacaaaacattttttgcaaCACTATTGGcaataatttttacatattaaaatacactcagataaaatgaaaaaagaaattttgttttccaattgatCTTAAATTTTACCTGTAGATATACACATCGTATTTGCCAGCAGATTTGCCACTAAGTCTTTGGACCACTTTCCTCGTCCATCCTTTAGGGAGTTGTTTGTCCAGTAACATTGGCGATACATCATAAGTGTGA
This genomic interval carries:
- the LOC105342553 gene encoding methyl-CpG-binding domain protein 4; the protein is MEDDEATDELFVAMQPSTQYKETKENTHNDEEGCEEYDDTGDEFGTAEDDDDREIIDEFEEESATEETTERVLDNSDSADNNSNIVPNKLMYPEADPEQSNSSADPDTSQSSDQASDNVRYLRKRRQLETFSLPLNDSLQDDVDLIKRSLASDHKNMSGDKDSTTSDVMEIKPAPQPIRVDHTYDVSPMLLDKQLPKGWTRKVVQRLSGKSAGKYDVYIYSPSGRKLRSKTDLARYLEEEGITELTADDFDFTVRGKNQSVAQPSKRKITEDVGSEIKRKRGRPSKVSKEIRESKSPLKVGTTSKKRQLSQSTEKTASRKSIVSQSKEKNDSPKKGKTITQRLVIKMAFTTGESHPKSRKRKSKNLKSVKRKVKSDKDRQQDVSVANKKNSDTLSKEIVGGEKREERYMTPKKNPRFREAVEEDKDGVKSHGANVFDLFDREGHMVIGMEANLNMDKDDSIVNGAQNGNQFKESDLSHSSAAVLDDSKSQSRLKRRSSSNIDYALLSGKNRRISFERRTSARGSGSEISSVNQTSNRSDRVSGLDSPDYKSEAAELSEQKVLSTNNSAFRTHENVNTVDDDSEKDRSVELLKCPPKDVIKECPPSPSPTPHQPSSHPAQSDTKSSQSTSPEVETSASTEQREIQVEADDNALDIEEDEEYVPAPAEVVHSPYFQGGRYMPRPELHRDVKWTPPKSPFHLIQESLYHDPWKLLVATIFLNRTTGKAAIPILWKFLNRWPNPDTARKGDWQAMARLLAPLGLHEKRAKIIIRFSDEFLTKDWKYPIELHGIGKYGNDSYRIFCVNEWRQVTPTDHKLNDYHKWLSENWETLGLQ